A window of [Ruminococcus] lactaris ATCC 29176 genomic DNA:
TTTCTCTTCCGGGTCTACTTCCAGGATACACTCATGGATTGCCGGGAGAAGCACCTCTCCGTACCTTTCTGACTGTACGATGTAAACTTCATTTGCCCCTGTCTCCATCACGTCCTTCAGTACGCCAAAACGTTCTTCACTTTCGTCTGTATAGACATCCATTCCGATCAGATCCCCGATATAATACTCATCCTCTTCCAGTTCAACTGCATTCTCCCTGGCGACAAACAGACTCTTTCCCTTATATTTTTCAATGTCATTGATATCATCGATCCCTTTAAATTTCACGATCACAAACTGCTTAAAAAAACGGACTGACTGGATTTCAAGATCCAGCTTTTCTTTTCCTGTATCAAGGATGACTTCTTTCAATGTCTGAAACCTTGCAGCATCATCTGTTGTCGGAAAAACTTTTACTTCACCGCGAAGTCCGTGAGTCGATGAAATGACTCCCACCTGTAAAAACTGCTCCATTGCCCTGTTCTCCTTTTGTTCACTCAATCTGCTCTGCTAAGCCCTGCATCTGTCCCCTTCCGGCTTTCTCCCTGCTTTTTCAGTTTTACCACAGTTTCGGCAGAAAAGAAAAGGGCAGTTCCATCCTTGCGGATGACTGTCCCTTCCTCTGTGCTGCTTAGATAATATCTATAACAACTTTCTTGTCTTCCTTTGCTGCTGCGGCTTTTACAACCGAACGGATCGCTTTTGCGATACGTCCCTGCTTACCGATTACTTTTCCCATGTCGCTTTCTGCAACATGAAGTTCCAGTACTGTGGTTCTGCCTTCCTGCTTCTCACTGACAGAGACTTCATCCGGGCAGTCCACCAAAGCCTTTGCGATTACTTCAACTAATTCTTTCATGACACTCGCACCTCCGTGGAGACAGAATAATTATTTCTCGATTCCTGCTGCCTTGAAGATCTTTCCAACAACTTCTGTCGGCTGAGCACCATTATTGAGCCATTTCTTAGCTGCTTCTTCGTCTACTTTGAATACGCTTGGCTCCTGATTCGGATCATATGTTCCGATCTCTTCGATAAATCTTCCATCTCTTGGTGATCTGGAATCTGCTACTACGATTCTGTAAAAAGGAGCTTTCTTTTGTCCCATTCTTCTTAATCTGATCTTTACTGCCATTTCTTTCACCTCATCATTTTATTTGTATATTGTTAATCTATAATAAACTGTCCTGCCGATGACAGAAGGTTTCTTTATGCTGATTCAGGCACAGCACAAGCCACCGGCGGTTACAGCTTATGTGTCAAAAGGGGAGCCTGAACCTGCCCCTTTTTCCACCTTTTCCACCCATCAGCCCAGGAAGCTTCTTCATCATCTTCCTTGACTCGTTGAACTGCTTCACCATGCGGTTTACGTCTGCAATATCAACGCCTGCACCTTTCGCAATACGGTGCTTTCTGGAGGGATTTAAAAGATCCGGATTCCGCCGTTCCTCAGGAGTCATGGAAAAGATCATAGCCTCCATCTGTGCCATCTTCTTCTCACTTTCCTCTGAATCAAGATCCGGCATCTTTCCTGCCATATTGCCCATTCCCGGCATCATTCCCATAATGCTTGAAAGACCGCCCATCTTCCGCATCTGCTCCATGCTGTCGAGATAGTCCTCGAAGTCAAACTGGGCTTTCTTCATCTTGTCAGCCATCTTTTTGGCTTTCTCTTCATCCAGTTCTGCCCCCGCTTTTTCAATCAGGGAAAGAACATCTCCCATTCCAAGAATCCTGGATGCCATTCTGTCAGGATAAAACTGTTCCAGATCGGAAAGCTTTTCTCCCATACCGACGTAAAGGATTGGTCTTCCCGTCACTGCCTTGATAGACAATGCCGCACCACCTCTTGTATCACCGTCCAGTTTGGTAACGATGACTCCGTCGATTCCAATCTTATCGTTAAAGGAGCTTGCAACATTCACTGCATCCTGTCCGGTCATTGCATCAACAACCAGAATCGTCTGATGAACTGTCACCGCTTCTTTTATTTCCTGAAGTTCTGCCATCATATCCTCATCAATATGCAGACGACCTGCTGTATCGAGGATTACGATATTATTTCCATTCTTTGCTGCATGTTCCATCGCAGCTTTGGCAATATCCGCAGGTTTATTTTTATTTCCCATTGAGAAAACTTCCACGCCCTGCTTCTCGCCATTTATCTCCAACTGCTTGATCGCAGCCGGACGATACACATCACAGGCTACAAGTAAAGGTTTCTTTCCTTTTAACTTGAACTTTCCTGCCAGCTTTGCTGTTGTCGTGGTCTTACCTGCTCCCTGAAGACCAGCCATCATAATGACCGTAATCGCACTTCCCGGCTGCAACTTGATCTCTGTTGTCTCAGATCCCATCAGCCTGATCAGCTCTTCATTTACAATCTTGATGACCATCTGTCCCGGATTCAGACCGTTCATTACATCCTGACCGATCGCTCTTTCCTGCACATCTTTAATGAAGCCTTTTACTACCTTGAAGTTTACATCCGCCTCAAGGAGTGCCATCTTGACTTCCCGGAGTGCCGCCTTGACATCAGCCTCTGTCAGTCTTCCTTTACTACGCAGGTTCTTAAATACATTTTGAAGTTTTTCACTTAAGCTGTCAAATGCCATCCTATAACTCCTCTATGATATTGTCCGCTATCCGGCGAACCTTTTTCACGATCTCTTCCGGATCTTTTCCGTCCTCTTCCCACTCTGCCAGTGTCTTATCGATGAGACTGATCTTTTCTTTCACTGAAAGGAACTTTTCTACAAGATGAAGCTTTGCCTCATACCCTTCAAGAATCTTCTGACACCGCTTCACGAGATCATGCACCCCCTGTCGGCTGATGCCTTTCATCTGTGCGATCTCACTGAGCGAATAATCTTCCAGAACAACCTGCTCATATACATCTTTCTGATGCTCTGTCAGCAGTTCTCCGTAGAAATCATACAATAATGCCTGCTCTAAAAACTTATTCATTATCTTCACCTCTGCTATCATACAGGAAAGGATTCTTCTTGTCAAGTATTTTTTCTTTACATCTTACATTTCACCTTTCAATCTTTTTCCCCGGTAAATTTCCCCGGCAGATAACACCATGTGATTCTCTTATGAATACATTAAATAAAAAGGACTTTCCTATGAAATGGGTTAAACAAACCATTCATTACTGGTGCGACGATACCCGCTCAAAACATTGCCTGGGAAACGGGATCTGTGCAGCAATCTTAGATACCGGAATATCAGCCCACCCTGATTTTTCTGGCCGTATCCTTGATTTCCGGGATTTTACTTCTTCCACTCCCTCTGTTTCACTTCATGATGACAGTGGTCATGGGACTCATGTTGCAGGCATCCTTGCCGGAAGTGGTCAGGTCTCTTCCGGTCTTTATGCCGGTATTGCACCTGATACGGATCTTCTGATCTGTAAAGTCCTCGACCACGAAGGAAACGGAAACATCCAGACTGTATTGAAAGGGATCGACTGGATTTTGAAAATAAAAGATTCTTATCCTCTTCACCTTGTAAATATTTCTGTCGGCGGTCGGCCCACACTTCCTTCCGGGCAGAAAAAACTTCTTCTTGATGCAGTGGAACATCTGTGGGATCTTGGACTGACGGTTGTAGTTTCTTCGGGCAATTACGGACCTCGCCCCGGTACGGTCGCTGTTCCCGGCACAAGCCCCAAAGTAATCACTGTCGGTGTTCCTGATACTTTGCCACTTTTTCGGACAGGACATTCCTCTTCCAATTATTCCGGCCGCGGACCGACCGACCACTGCATAAAGAAACCGGATGTATTTGCTCCCGGTACA
This region includes:
- the rpsP gene encoding 30S ribosomal protein S16 — its product is MAVKIRLRRMGQKKAPFYRIVVADSRSPRDGRFIEEIGTYDPNQEPSVFKVDEEAAKKWLNNGAQPTEVVGKIFKAAGIEK
- a CDS encoding S8 family peptidase; this translates as MKWVKQTIHYWCDDTRSKHCLGNGICAAILDTGISAHPDFSGRILDFRDFTSSTPSVSLHDDSGHGTHVAGILAGSGQVSSGLYAGIAPDTDLLICKVLDHEGNGNIQTVLKGIDWILKIKDSYPLHLVNISVGGRPTLPSGQKKLLLDAVEHLWDLGLTVVVSSGNYGPRPGTVAVPGTSPKVITVGVPDTLPLFRTGHSSSNYSGRGPTDHCIKKPDVFAPGTGIISCNSRYISSMQSASVRPSLFQRPTFLSSQPYIAKTGTSMATPVVTGAIACLFSKYPDLSNVEAKLRLHNSCQPIPGTESGWGLLHVANLLNS
- the ffh gene encoding signal recognition particle protein; its protein translation is MAFDSLSEKLQNVFKNLRSKGRLTEADVKAALREVKMALLEADVNFKVVKGFIKDVQERAIGQDVMNGLNPGQMVIKIVNEELIRLMGSETTEIKLQPGSAITVIMMAGLQGAGKTTTTAKLAGKFKLKGKKPLLVACDVYRPAAIKQLEINGEKQGVEVFSMGNKNKPADIAKAAMEHAAKNGNNIVILDTAGRLHIDEDMMAELQEIKEAVTVHQTILVVDAMTGQDAVNVASSFNDKIGIDGVIVTKLDGDTRGGAALSIKAVTGRPILYVGMGEKLSDLEQFYPDRMASRILGMGDVLSLIEKAGAELDEEKAKKMADKMKKAQFDFEDYLDSMEQMRKMGGLSSIMGMMPGMGNMAGKMPDLDSEESEKKMAQMEAMIFSMTPEERRNPDLLNPSRKHRIAKGAGVDIADVNRMVKQFNESRKMMKKLPGLMGGKGGKRGRFRLPF
- the rimM gene encoding ribosome maturation factor RimM (Essential for efficient processing of 16S rRNA) codes for the protein MEQFLQVGVISSTHGLRGEVKVFPTTDDAARFQTLKEVILDTGKEKLDLEIQSVRFFKQFVIVKFKGIDDINDIEKYKGKSLFVARENAVELEEDEYYIGDLIGMDVYTDESEERFGVLKDVMETGANEVYIVQSERYGEVLLPAIHECILEVDPEEKKMTVHLMEGLI
- the ylxM gene encoding YlxM family DNA-binding protein; translation: MNKFLEQALLYDFYGELLTEHQKDVYEQVVLEDYSLSEIAQMKGISRQGVHDLVKRCQKILEGYEAKLHLVEKFLSVKEKISLIDKTLAEWEEDGKDPEEIVKKVRRIADNIIEEL
- a CDS encoding KH domain-containing protein → MKELVEVIAKALVDCPDEVSVSEKQEGRTTVLELHVAESDMGKVIGKQGRIAKAIRSVVKAAAAKEDKKVVIDII